The proteins below come from a single Falco naumanni isolate bFalNau1 chromosome 24, bFalNau1.pat, whole genome shotgun sequence genomic window:
- the ZNF692 gene encoding zinc finger protein 692 isoform X4: protein MELGRPGRQRVPDCIRRQKRRELDARRSKCRIRIGGHLERWCRLKEQLGFALHSQLAQFLLDRYSSHGCVWSPAGEPEPSLLHADALQRLVALSHGHGQECGFIPDVKPPAPGSTSQLVWECVAGHSFSWGVPEAAGYRTPTTSHHGEEQQGDSGCTSPPTTGRRRSLRRAGLAAESGAGKGEAKLEGAAQSPVADGDQREEPAAGSDGGDDGDAAPKVPAEMGTTAEDHRSALVPEEKTEQGAEPQEEEEDEDFAEDDDLAYTDDLRDENYHPSLDSDSEPQRQQSQTKARKKPIKEEQPRNEPSLTSSTPSEMSGRVSCKRRARPCDEDVAQIGPKRIRKAAKREILLCDFEGCGKIFSNRQYLNHHKKYQHVHQKTFTCSEPSCGKSFNFKKHLKEHEKLHSDKRDYICEFCARSFRTSSNLIIHRRIHTGEKPLQCEICGFTCRQKASLNWHMKKHDADSFYQFSCDICGKKFEKKDNVTAHKSKSHPEVPGGPPQAEGGQGQTVPSPPPDFGAGLQAGPEQPEVPGMVAVEMPGLGDAPGSGGEPEKTPPSPFAASSE from the exons atGGAGCTGGGCCGCCCGGGCCGGCAGCGCGTCCCCGACTGCATCCGACGGCAGAAGCGCCGGGAGCTGGATGCCCGCCGCAGTAAATGCCGCATCCGCATCGGGGGGCACCTGGAACGCTGGTGTCGCCTCAAGGAGCAGCTCGGCTTCGCCCTGCACTCCCAGTTGGCCCAGTTCCTCCTCGACAG GTACAGCTCCCACGGCTGCGTCTGGAGCCCGG CAGGCGAGCCGGAGCCCAGCCTTCTCCACGCCGATGCCCTGCAGCGCCTGGTTGCCCTGTCCCACGGTCATGGCCAAGAGTGTGGTTTCATCCCCGACGTGAagcccccagctccaggcagcacGTCCCAGCTGGTGTGGGAATGTGTGGCTGGGCACAGCTTCTCCTGGGGTGTCCCCGAGGCAGCGGGGTACCGGACCCCCACGACCAGCCACCACGGAGAGGAACAACAGGGGGACTCGGGGTGCACGTCCCCACCAACCACCGGCCGCCGGCGCTCGCTCCGCCGAGCAGGGCTGGCCGCTGAGTCCGGTGCTGGGAAGGGCGAAGCCAAACTGGAGGGAGCAGCTCAGTCGCCCGTCGCTGATGGGGACCAGAGGgaggagccagcagctggtAGCGATGGTGGCGATGATGGTGATGCAG CTCCCAAAGTGCCAGCAGAGATGGGGACCACGGCAGAAGATCACAGGAG TGCACTCGTTCCAGAGGAGAAAACGGAGCAGGGGGCTGAGCCccaagaggaagaggaggacgAGGACTTTGCCGAGGATGATGACCTTGCCTACACCGATGACCTGCGTGATGAGAACTACCACCCATCTCTGGACAG TGACTCTGAGCCGCAGCGACAACAAAGCCAGACCAAAGCCCGAAAGAAACCCATAAAGGAGGAGCAGCCCCGAAATGAGCCGAGTCTGACCAGCTCCACCCCATCGGAGATGAGTGGACGAGTCAG CTGCAAGAGGCGAGCCCGGCCGTGCGACGAGGACGTGGCCCAGATCGGCCCGAAGAGGATCAG GAAGGCAGCGAAGCGCGAGATCCTCCTGTGCGACTTCGAAGGCTGTGGCAAGATCTTCTCCAACCGCCAGTACCTGAAT CACCACAAGAAGTACCAGCACGTCCACCAGAAGACCTTCACCTGCTCAGAGCCCAGCTGCGGGAAGTCCTTCAACTTCAAGAAGCACCTCAAGGAGCACGAGAAGCTGCACAGCG ACAAGCGGGACTATATCTGTGAATTCTGCGCCCGTTCCTTTCGTACCAGCAGCAACTTGATCATCCACAGGCGGATCCACACAGGGGAGAAACCCCTGCA GTGTGAGATCTGTGGCTTCACCTGCCGCCAGAAAGCCTCCCTGAACTGGCACATGAAGAAACACGACGCTGACTCCTTCTACCAGTTCTCCTGTGACATCTGCGGCAAGAAGTTTGAGAAGAAAGACAACGTCACTGCCCATAAAAGCAAAAGTCACCCGGAGGTGCCCGGTGGACCCCCCCAAGCTGAGGGGGGCCAGGGGCAGACTGTGCCATCCCCACCGCCCGACTTCGgcgcagggctgcaggcagggccggAGCAGCCGGAGGTACCCGGAATGGTGGCCGTGGAGATGCCAGGGCTCGGAGACGCTCCGGGGAGTGGTGGTGAACCGGAGAAGACCCCCCCATCTCCTTTTGCAGCCTCATCCGAATAG
- the ZNF692 gene encoding zinc finger protein 692 isoform X5, which produces MPAAVNAASASGGTWNAGVASRSSSASPCTPSWPSSSSTGTAPTAASGARSVWFFVPSPGEPEPSLLHADALQRLVALSHGHGQECGFIPDVKPPAPGSTSQLVWECVAGHSFSWGVPEAAGYRTPTTSHHGEEQQGDSGCTSPPTTGRRRSLRRAGLAAESGAGKGEAKLEGAAQSPVADGDQREEPAAGSDGGDDGDAAPKVPAEMGTTAEDHRSALVPEEKTEQGAEPQEEEEDEDFAEDDDLAYTDDLRDENYHPSLDSDSEPQRQQSQTKARKKPIKEEQPRNEPSLTSSTPSEMSGRVSCKRRARPCDEDVAQIGPKRIRKAAKREILLCDFEGCGKIFSNRQYLNHHKKYQHVHQKTFTCSEPSCGKSFNFKKHLKEHEKLHSDKRDYICEFCARSFRTSSNLIIHRRIHTGEKPLQCEICGFTCRQKASLNWHMKKHDADSFYQFSCDICGKKFEKKDNVTAHKSKSHPEVPGGPPQAEGGQGQTVPSPPPDFGAGLQAGPEQPEVPGMVAVEMPGLGDAPGSGGEPEKTPPSPFAASSE; this is translated from the exons ATGCCCGCCGCAGTAAATGCCGCATCCGCATCGGGGGGCACCTGGAACGCTGGTGTCGCCTCAAGGAGCAGCTCGGCTTCGCCCTGCACTCCCAGTTGGCCCAGTTCCTCCTCGACAG GTACAGCTCCCACGGCTGCGTCTGGAGCCCGG TCGGTCTGGTTTTTTGTGCCTTCACCAGGCGAGCCGGAGCCCAGCCTTCTCCACGCCGATGCCCTGCAGCGCCTGGTTGCCCTGTCCCACGGTCATGGCCAAGAGTGTGGTTTCATCCCCGACGTGAagcccccagctccaggcagcacGTCCCAGCTGGTGTGGGAATGTGTGGCTGGGCACAGCTTCTCCTGGGGTGTCCCCGAGGCAGCGGGGTACCGGACCCCCACGACCAGCCACCACGGAGAGGAACAACAGGGGGACTCGGGGTGCACGTCCCCACCAACCACCGGCCGCCGGCGCTCGCTCCGCCGAGCAGGGCTGGCCGCTGAGTCCGGTGCTGGGAAGGGCGAAGCCAAACTGGAGGGAGCAGCTCAGTCGCCCGTCGCTGATGGGGACCAGAGGgaggagccagcagctggtAGCGATGGTGGCGATGATGGTGATGCAG CTCCCAAAGTGCCAGCAGAGATGGGGACCACGGCAGAAGATCACAGGAG TGCACTCGTTCCAGAGGAGAAAACGGAGCAGGGGGCTGAGCCccaagaggaagaggaggacgAGGACTTTGCCGAGGATGATGACCTTGCCTACACCGATGACCTGCGTGATGAGAACTACCACCCATCTCTGGACAG TGACTCTGAGCCGCAGCGACAACAAAGCCAGACCAAAGCCCGAAAGAAACCCATAAAGGAGGAGCAGCCCCGAAATGAGCCGAGTCTGACCAGCTCCACCCCATCGGAGATGAGTGGACGAGTCAG CTGCAAGAGGCGAGCCCGGCCGTGCGACGAGGACGTGGCCCAGATCGGCCCGAAGAGGATCAG GAAGGCAGCGAAGCGCGAGATCCTCCTGTGCGACTTCGAAGGCTGTGGCAAGATCTTCTCCAACCGCCAGTACCTGAAT CACCACAAGAAGTACCAGCACGTCCACCAGAAGACCTTCACCTGCTCAGAGCCCAGCTGCGGGAAGTCCTTCAACTTCAAGAAGCACCTCAAGGAGCACGAGAAGCTGCACAGCG ACAAGCGGGACTATATCTGTGAATTCTGCGCCCGTTCCTTTCGTACCAGCAGCAACTTGATCATCCACAGGCGGATCCACACAGGGGAGAAACCCCTGCA GTGTGAGATCTGTGGCTTCACCTGCCGCCAGAAAGCCTCCCTGAACTGGCACATGAAGAAACACGACGCTGACTCCTTCTACCAGTTCTCCTGTGACATCTGCGGCAAGAAGTTTGAGAAGAAAGACAACGTCACTGCCCATAAAAGCAAAAGTCACCCGGAGGTGCCCGGTGGACCCCCCCAAGCTGAGGGGGGCCAGGGGCAGACTGTGCCATCCCCACCGCCCGACTTCGgcgcagggctgcaggcagggccggAGCAGCCGGAGGTACCCGGAATGGTGGCCGTGGAGATGCCAGGGCTCGGAGACGCTCCGGGGAGTGGTGGTGAACCGGAGAAGACCCCCCCATCTCCTTTTGCAGCCTCATCCGAATAG
- the ZNF692 gene encoding zinc finger protein 692 isoform X3 — protein MERGPAEEPPAMELGRPGRQRVPDCIRRQKRRELDARRSKCRIRIGGHLERWCRLKEQLGFALHSQLAQFLLDRYSSHGCVWSPGEPEPSLLHADALQRLVALSHGHGQECGFIPDVKPPAPGSTSQLVWECVAGHSFSWGVPEAAGYRTPTTSHHGEEQQGDSGCTSPPTTGRRRSLRRAGLAAESGAGKGEAKLEGAAQSPVADGDQREEPAAGSDGGDDGDAAPKVPAEMGTTAEDHRSALVPEEKTEQGAEPQEEEEDEDFAEDDDLAYTDDLRDENYHPSLDSDSEPQRQQSQTKARKKPIKEEQPRNEPSLTSSTPSEMSGRVSCKRRARPCDEDVAQIGPKRIRKAAKREILLCDFEGCGKIFSNRQYLNHHKKYQHVHQKTFTCSEPSCGKSFNFKKHLKEHEKLHSDKRDYICEFCARSFRTSSNLIIHRRIHTGEKPLQCEICGFTCRQKASLNWHMKKHDADSFYQFSCDICGKKFEKKDNVTAHKSKSHPEVPGGPPQAEGGQGQTVPSPPPDFGAGLQAGPEQPEVPGMVAVEMPGLGDAPGSGGEPEKTPPSPFAASSE, from the exons ATGGAGCGCGGCCCGGCGGAGGAG ccccccgccatGGAGCTGGGCCGCCCGGGCCGGCAGCGCGTCCCCGACTGCATCCGACGGCAGAAGCGCCGGGAGCTGGATGCCCGCCGCAGTAAATGCCGCATCCGCATCGGGGGGCACCTGGAACGCTGGTGTCGCCTCAAGGAGCAGCTCGGCTTCGCCCTGCACTCCCAGTTGGCCCAGTTCCTCCTCGACAG GTACAGCTCCCACGGCTGCGTCTGGAGCCCGG GCGAGCCGGAGCCCAGCCTTCTCCACGCCGATGCCCTGCAGCGCCTGGTTGCCCTGTCCCACGGTCATGGCCAAGAGTGTGGTTTCATCCCCGACGTGAagcccccagctccaggcagcacGTCCCAGCTGGTGTGGGAATGTGTGGCTGGGCACAGCTTCTCCTGGGGTGTCCCCGAGGCAGCGGGGTACCGGACCCCCACGACCAGCCACCACGGAGAGGAACAACAGGGGGACTCGGGGTGCACGTCCCCACCAACCACCGGCCGCCGGCGCTCGCTCCGCCGAGCAGGGCTGGCCGCTGAGTCCGGTGCTGGGAAGGGCGAAGCCAAACTGGAGGGAGCAGCTCAGTCGCCCGTCGCTGATGGGGACCAGAGGgaggagccagcagctggtAGCGATGGTGGCGATGATGGTGATGCAG CTCCCAAAGTGCCAGCAGAGATGGGGACCACGGCAGAAGATCACAGGAG TGCACTCGTTCCAGAGGAGAAAACGGAGCAGGGGGCTGAGCCccaagaggaagaggaggacgAGGACTTTGCCGAGGATGATGACCTTGCCTACACCGATGACCTGCGTGATGAGAACTACCACCCATCTCTGGACAG TGACTCTGAGCCGCAGCGACAACAAAGCCAGACCAAAGCCCGAAAGAAACCCATAAAGGAGGAGCAGCCCCGAAATGAGCCGAGTCTGACCAGCTCCACCCCATCGGAGATGAGTGGACGAGTCAG CTGCAAGAGGCGAGCCCGGCCGTGCGACGAGGACGTGGCCCAGATCGGCCCGAAGAGGATCAG GAAGGCAGCGAAGCGCGAGATCCTCCTGTGCGACTTCGAAGGCTGTGGCAAGATCTTCTCCAACCGCCAGTACCTGAAT CACCACAAGAAGTACCAGCACGTCCACCAGAAGACCTTCACCTGCTCAGAGCCCAGCTGCGGGAAGTCCTTCAACTTCAAGAAGCACCTCAAGGAGCACGAGAAGCTGCACAGCG ACAAGCGGGACTATATCTGTGAATTCTGCGCCCGTTCCTTTCGTACCAGCAGCAACTTGATCATCCACAGGCGGATCCACACAGGGGAGAAACCCCTGCA GTGTGAGATCTGTGGCTTCACCTGCCGCCAGAAAGCCTCCCTGAACTGGCACATGAAGAAACACGACGCTGACTCCTTCTACCAGTTCTCCTGTGACATCTGCGGCAAGAAGTTTGAGAAGAAAGACAACGTCACTGCCCATAAAAGCAAAAGTCACCCGGAGGTGCCCGGTGGACCCCCCCAAGCTGAGGGGGGCCAGGGGCAGACTGTGCCATCCCCACCGCCCGACTTCGgcgcagggctgcaggcagggccggAGCAGCCGGAGGTACCCGGAATGGTGGCCGTGGAGATGCCAGGGCTCGGAGACGCTCCGGGGAGTGGTGGTGAACCGGAGAAGACCCCCCCATCTCCTTTTGCAGCCTCATCCGAATAG
- the ZNF692 gene encoding zinc finger protein 692 isoform X2 yields the protein MERGPAEEPPAMELGRPGRQRVPDCIRRQKRRELDARRSKCRIRIGGHLERWCRLKEQLGFALHSQLAQFLLDRYSSHGCVWSPAGEPEPSLLHADALQRLVALSHGHGQECGFIPDVKPPAPGSTSQLVWECVAGHSFSWGVPEAAGYRTPTTSHHGEEQQGDSGCTSPPTTGRRRSLRRAGLAAESGAGKGEAKLEGAAQSPVADGDQREEPAAGSDGGDDGDAAPKVPAEMGTTAEDHRSALVPEEKTEQGAEPQEEEEDEDFAEDDDLAYTDDLRDENYHPSLDSDSEPQRQQSQTKARKKPIKEEQPRNEPSLTSSTPSEMSGRVSCKRRARPCDEDVAQIGPKRIRKAAKREILLCDFEGCGKIFSNRQYLNHHKKYQHVHQKTFTCSEPSCGKSFNFKKHLKEHEKLHSDKRDYICEFCARSFRTSSNLIIHRRIHTGEKPLQCEICGFTCRQKASLNWHMKKHDADSFYQFSCDICGKKFEKKDNVTAHKSKSHPEVPGGPPQAEGGQGQTVPSPPPDFGAGLQAGPEQPEVPGMVAVEMPGLGDAPGSGGEPEKTPPSPFAASSE from the exons ATGGAGCGCGGCCCGGCGGAGGAG ccccccgccatGGAGCTGGGCCGCCCGGGCCGGCAGCGCGTCCCCGACTGCATCCGACGGCAGAAGCGCCGGGAGCTGGATGCCCGCCGCAGTAAATGCCGCATCCGCATCGGGGGGCACCTGGAACGCTGGTGTCGCCTCAAGGAGCAGCTCGGCTTCGCCCTGCACTCCCAGTTGGCCCAGTTCCTCCTCGACAG GTACAGCTCCCACGGCTGCGTCTGGAGCCCGG CAGGCGAGCCGGAGCCCAGCCTTCTCCACGCCGATGCCCTGCAGCGCCTGGTTGCCCTGTCCCACGGTCATGGCCAAGAGTGTGGTTTCATCCCCGACGTGAagcccccagctccaggcagcacGTCCCAGCTGGTGTGGGAATGTGTGGCTGGGCACAGCTTCTCCTGGGGTGTCCCCGAGGCAGCGGGGTACCGGACCCCCACGACCAGCCACCACGGAGAGGAACAACAGGGGGACTCGGGGTGCACGTCCCCACCAACCACCGGCCGCCGGCGCTCGCTCCGCCGAGCAGGGCTGGCCGCTGAGTCCGGTGCTGGGAAGGGCGAAGCCAAACTGGAGGGAGCAGCTCAGTCGCCCGTCGCTGATGGGGACCAGAGGgaggagccagcagctggtAGCGATGGTGGCGATGATGGTGATGCAG CTCCCAAAGTGCCAGCAGAGATGGGGACCACGGCAGAAGATCACAGGAG TGCACTCGTTCCAGAGGAGAAAACGGAGCAGGGGGCTGAGCCccaagaggaagaggaggacgAGGACTTTGCCGAGGATGATGACCTTGCCTACACCGATGACCTGCGTGATGAGAACTACCACCCATCTCTGGACAG TGACTCTGAGCCGCAGCGACAACAAAGCCAGACCAAAGCCCGAAAGAAACCCATAAAGGAGGAGCAGCCCCGAAATGAGCCGAGTCTGACCAGCTCCACCCCATCGGAGATGAGTGGACGAGTCAG CTGCAAGAGGCGAGCCCGGCCGTGCGACGAGGACGTGGCCCAGATCGGCCCGAAGAGGATCAG GAAGGCAGCGAAGCGCGAGATCCTCCTGTGCGACTTCGAAGGCTGTGGCAAGATCTTCTCCAACCGCCAGTACCTGAAT CACCACAAGAAGTACCAGCACGTCCACCAGAAGACCTTCACCTGCTCAGAGCCCAGCTGCGGGAAGTCCTTCAACTTCAAGAAGCACCTCAAGGAGCACGAGAAGCTGCACAGCG ACAAGCGGGACTATATCTGTGAATTCTGCGCCCGTTCCTTTCGTACCAGCAGCAACTTGATCATCCACAGGCGGATCCACACAGGGGAGAAACCCCTGCA GTGTGAGATCTGTGGCTTCACCTGCCGCCAGAAAGCCTCCCTGAACTGGCACATGAAGAAACACGACGCTGACTCCTTCTACCAGTTCTCCTGTGACATCTGCGGCAAGAAGTTTGAGAAGAAAGACAACGTCACTGCCCATAAAAGCAAAAGTCACCCGGAGGTGCCCGGTGGACCCCCCCAAGCTGAGGGGGGCCAGGGGCAGACTGTGCCATCCCCACCGCCCGACTTCGgcgcagggctgcaggcagggccggAGCAGCCGGAGGTACCCGGAATGGTGGCCGTGGAGATGCCAGGGCTCGGAGACGCTCCGGGGAGTGGTGGTGAACCGGAGAAGACCCCCCCATCTCCTTTTGCAGCCTCATCCGAATAG
- the ZNF692 gene encoding zinc finger protein 692 isoform X1 → MAPGHPGIPLPCPIPVCPPSPPPWSWAARAGSASPTASDGRSAGSWMPAAVNAASASGGTWNAGVASRSSSASPCTPSWPSSSSTGTAPTAASGARSVWFFVPSPGEPEPSLLHADALQRLVALSHGHGQECGFIPDVKPPAPGSTSQLVWECVAGHSFSWGVPEAAGYRTPTTSHHGEEQQGDSGCTSPPTTGRRRSLRRAGLAAESGAGKGEAKLEGAAQSPVADGDQREEPAAGSDGGDDGDAAPKVPAEMGTTAEDHRSALVPEEKTEQGAEPQEEEEDEDFAEDDDLAYTDDLRDENYHPSLDSDSEPQRQQSQTKARKKPIKEEQPRNEPSLTSSTPSEMSGRVSCKRRARPCDEDVAQIGPKRIRKAAKREILLCDFEGCGKIFSNRQYLNHHKKYQHVHQKTFTCSEPSCGKSFNFKKHLKEHEKLHSDKRDYICEFCARSFRTSSNLIIHRRIHTGEKPLQCEICGFTCRQKASLNWHMKKHDADSFYQFSCDICGKKFEKKDNVTAHKSKSHPEVPGGPPQAEGGQGQTVPSPPPDFGAGLQAGPEQPEVPGMVAVEMPGLGDAPGSGGEPEKTPPSPFAASSE, encoded by the exons ATGGCGCCTGGCCACCCCGGGATTCCCCTCCCGTGCCCCATCCCtgtgtgcccccccagccccccgccatGGAGCTGGGCCGCCCGGGCCGGCAGCGCGTCCCCGACTGCATCCGACGGCAGAAGCGCCGGGAGCTGGATGCCCGCCGCAGTAAATGCCGCATCCGCATCGGGGGGCACCTGGAACGCTGGTGTCGCCTCAAGGAGCAGCTCGGCTTCGCCCTGCACTCCCAGTTGGCCCAGTTCCTCCTCGACAG GTACAGCTCCCACGGCTGCGTCTGGAGCCCGG TCGGTCTGGTTTTTTGTGCCTTCACCAGGCGAGCCGGAGCCCAGCCTTCTCCACGCCGATGCCCTGCAGCGCCTGGTTGCCCTGTCCCACGGTCATGGCCAAGAGTGTGGTTTCATCCCCGACGTGAagcccccagctccaggcagcacGTCCCAGCTGGTGTGGGAATGTGTGGCTGGGCACAGCTTCTCCTGGGGTGTCCCCGAGGCAGCGGGGTACCGGACCCCCACGACCAGCCACCACGGAGAGGAACAACAGGGGGACTCGGGGTGCACGTCCCCACCAACCACCGGCCGCCGGCGCTCGCTCCGCCGAGCAGGGCTGGCCGCTGAGTCCGGTGCTGGGAAGGGCGAAGCCAAACTGGAGGGAGCAGCTCAGTCGCCCGTCGCTGATGGGGACCAGAGGgaggagccagcagctggtAGCGATGGTGGCGATGATGGTGATGCAG CTCCCAAAGTGCCAGCAGAGATGGGGACCACGGCAGAAGATCACAGGAG TGCACTCGTTCCAGAGGAGAAAACGGAGCAGGGGGCTGAGCCccaagaggaagaggaggacgAGGACTTTGCCGAGGATGATGACCTTGCCTACACCGATGACCTGCGTGATGAGAACTACCACCCATCTCTGGACAG TGACTCTGAGCCGCAGCGACAACAAAGCCAGACCAAAGCCCGAAAGAAACCCATAAAGGAGGAGCAGCCCCGAAATGAGCCGAGTCTGACCAGCTCCACCCCATCGGAGATGAGTGGACGAGTCAG CTGCAAGAGGCGAGCCCGGCCGTGCGACGAGGACGTGGCCCAGATCGGCCCGAAGAGGATCAG GAAGGCAGCGAAGCGCGAGATCCTCCTGTGCGACTTCGAAGGCTGTGGCAAGATCTTCTCCAACCGCCAGTACCTGAAT CACCACAAGAAGTACCAGCACGTCCACCAGAAGACCTTCACCTGCTCAGAGCCCAGCTGCGGGAAGTCCTTCAACTTCAAGAAGCACCTCAAGGAGCACGAGAAGCTGCACAGCG ACAAGCGGGACTATATCTGTGAATTCTGCGCCCGTTCCTTTCGTACCAGCAGCAACTTGATCATCCACAGGCGGATCCACACAGGGGAGAAACCCCTGCA GTGTGAGATCTGTGGCTTCACCTGCCGCCAGAAAGCCTCCCTGAACTGGCACATGAAGAAACACGACGCTGACTCCTTCTACCAGTTCTCCTGTGACATCTGCGGCAAGAAGTTTGAGAAGAAAGACAACGTCACTGCCCATAAAAGCAAAAGTCACCCGGAGGTGCCCGGTGGACCCCCCCAAGCTGAGGGGGGCCAGGGGCAGACTGTGCCATCCCCACCGCCCGACTTCGgcgcagggctgcaggcagggccggAGCAGCCGGAGGTACCCGGAATGGTGGCCGTGGAGATGCCAGGGCTCGGAGACGCTCCGGGGAGTGGTGGTGAACCGGAGAAGACCCCCCCATCTCCTTTTGCAGCCTCATCCGAATAG